From a region of the Coprococcus comes ATCC 27758 genome:
- a CDS encoding endonuclease MutS2, which translates to MNQKSLTKLEFPKIIEMLTDHASSPGGASFCRRIKPMTDLNKIITAQEQTAAAFTRIVKKGIPSFSGCYAVSDSLKRLEIGSALSAPELLRIGKLLQTTARIKSYGRHENADDQADCLDVYFEQLAPLTPLSAEIDRCILGEDEISDDASSKLKQIRRSINGMNDKIHSTMTGLLNGSMRTYLQDAIITMRGDRYCLPVKAEYRSQVNGLIHDQSATGSTLFIEPMAVVKLNNDLKELYAQEQEEIQVILARLSVDAAEYIEEIRLNYKALVELDFIFAKGALALDMNASRPVFNTEGRIRIREGRHPLLDRKKVVPISLTLGDTFDLLVITGPNTGGKTVSLKTVGLFTLMGQAGLHIPALDRSELAVFNQVYADIGDEQSIEQSLSTFSSHMTNVVSFLNHVDENSLVLFDELGAGTDPTEGAALAIAILSHLHNRGIRTMATTHYSELKVFALSTPGVENACCEFDVETLSPTYHLLIGIPGKSNAFAISEKLGLPDYIIQDAKTHLTEEDESFEDLLTDLEQSRKTIEKEREEVASYRREMERLKSELKNQQEKLDTQRDRIIREANARATDIVQEAKDFADETMKNFRKFGKASISASEMEKERERIRKQLSKTENKNRLEKKKPSKAYKASDFHLGDSVKVLSMNLTGTVNSLPDAKGNLFVQMGILRSQVNISDLEPIEEPLTVTAKQMRRTSSGKMKMGKSMHVSPEINLLGKTVDEAVAELDKYLDDAYIAHLSPVRIVHGKGTGALRNGIHQYLRRQKHIKSFRLGAFGEGDAGVTIVEFK; encoded by the coding sequence ATGAATCAAAAATCTTTAACAAAATTGGAATTTCCAAAAATTATAGAGATGCTGACCGATCACGCTTCTTCCCCTGGCGGAGCTTCATTCTGCCGACGGATCAAGCCGATGACCGATCTTAACAAAATCATCACTGCACAGGAACAGACTGCCGCAGCATTTACCCGCATTGTAAAGAAGGGAATTCCTTCTTTCAGCGGCTGCTATGCTGTCTCCGACTCTCTCAAGCGCCTGGAGATCGGAAGTGCCTTAAGCGCACCGGAACTCCTCCGGATCGGCAAGCTTCTTCAGACAACCGCCCGGATCAAATCCTACGGCCGTCATGAAAATGCAGACGATCAGGCAGATTGTCTGGATGTATATTTTGAACAGCTTGCGCCGCTTACACCACTTTCTGCCGAAATTGACCGCTGCATTCTTGGTGAAGATGAGATCAGCGATGATGCCAGCAGCAAATTAAAGCAGATCCGCCGCAGTATTAACGGCATGAATGACAAAATCCATTCTACCATGACCGGACTTTTGAACGGTTCCATGCGCACCTATCTCCAGGATGCCATTATTACCATGCGTGGCGACCGTTACTGTCTCCCGGTAAAAGCCGAGTACCGCAGCCAGGTAAATGGTCTGATCCATGACCAGTCAGCAACCGGCTCCACACTTTTCATTGAGCCGATGGCCGTTGTCAAACTGAACAATGATCTGAAAGAATTATATGCCCAGGAGCAGGAAGAAATCCAGGTGATCCTTGCCCGCCTCAGTGTGGATGCAGCTGAATATATTGAAGAAATCCGTCTGAACTACAAAGCACTTGTAGAACTGGATTTTATTTTTGCAAAAGGTGCACTGGCACTGGATATGAACGCCAGCCGCCCAGTCTTTAACACCGAAGGCCGGATCCGGATCCGTGAGGGAAGGCACCCTCTTCTGGATCGTAAAAAAGTTGTTCCGATCAGTCTGACACTTGGAGATACCTTTGATCTTCTCGTCATAACCGGTCCGAATACAGGTGGTAAGACCGTTTCCCTCAAGACTGTGGGACTTTTTACCTTGATGGGCCAGGCAGGTCTGCACATTCCTGCACTTGACCGTTCAGAACTTGCTGTATTTAACCAGGTTTATGCTGATATTGGTGACGAACAGAGTATTGAACAGTCTTTAAGTACCTTCTCTTCTCACATGACAAATGTGGTTTCTTTCCTAAATCATGTGGATGAGAATTCATTAGTCCTTTTCGATGAACTTGGTGCGGGAACCGATCCTACTGAGGGTGCTGCACTCGCTATCGCCATTCTGTCACATCTGCATAACCGTGGAATCCGCACTATGGCAACGACACACTACAGCGAACTGAAGGTATTTGCTCTTTCTACTCCGGGAGTAGAAAATGCCTGCTGTGAATTTGACGTGGAGACATTGAGCCCGACTTACCATCTTCTGATCGGTATTCCTGGAAAAAGTAATGCTTTCGCGATTTCCGAAAAACTCGGCCTTCCGGATTATATCATCCAGGATGCCAAAACGCATCTGACCGAGGAGGATGAATCTTTTGAAGATCTCCTTACTGATCTGGAACAGAGCCGCAAGACCATCGAAAAAGAGCGGGAAGAGGTTGCTTCTTACCGCCGCGAGATGGAGCGTCTCAAGTCCGAACTCAAGAACCAACAGGAAAAGCTGGATACACAGCGCGACCGGATCATTCGTGAGGCAAATGCCAGAGCAACCGACATTGTTCAGGAAGCCAAAGATTTTGCTGATGAGACAATGAAGAACTTCCGCAAATTCGGCAAAGCCAGTATTTCCGCTTCCGAGATGGAAAAAGAAAGAGAACGGATCCGCAAGCAGCTTTCCAAAACTGAAAATAAAAACCGTCTGGAAAAGAAAAAACCTTCCAAAGCTTACAAGGCAAGCGATTTCCATCTGGGCGATTCTGTAAAAGTACTGAGCATGAATCTGACCGGAACGGTAAATTCACTACCGGATGCCAAAGGCAACCTGTTTGTCCAGATGGGTATTCTCCGGTCACAGGTCAATATTTCCGATCTCGAACCGATCGAAGAACCGCTTACGGTTACTGCAAAGCAGATGCGCAGAACCAGCAGTGGCAAGATGAAGATGGGCAAATCCATGCATGTCAGTCCAGAGATCAATCTTCTTGGCAAAACAGTCGATGAAGCAGTTGCCGAACTTGACAAATATCTGGATGATGCCTATATCGCACACTTAAGTCCGGTACGAATTGTACACGGGAAAGGAACCGGCGCACTCAGGAACGGGATCCATCAGTATCTGCGCCGCCAGAAACATATCAAATCCTTCCGGCTGGGAGCTTTCGGGGAGGGCGATGCCGGTGTAACTATCGTAGAATTCAAATAA
- a CDS encoding substrate-binding domain-containing protein, which translates to MKKRWSILSAVLCVALLTGGCGTGSKNDAGTGKEQTFSHETREENEHQSNLDVLQPSAYGNVQGLNLEKGSSISIIGRGSSSAYWKAVQEGAKQAVADINTNLGYKGNDKVKLVYSAPETENDVDDQVNILDEELARYPVAVGIAAVDSGACEVQFDLAAENGIPIVAFDSGTDYQNIVSMIDTDNTTAAATAASKLCNSIGESGQILVIAHDSKSTSSEEREQGFVQEVEKNDPNVTVAEIWHLDDLDAISKEINADSSEKNSQETADNVQKAEEENADSRDTQTAQQDAIKYLLEKYPDVKGIFATNETVADLVVNVLDSMDKTTGEDRIKVVSFDGGEDQMKLLEDGKIDGLIVQNPYGIGYATVVACARAVLGQGNEAMVSTGYTWVTKDNMNKDSIKKMLY; encoded by the coding sequence ATGAAAAAACGGTGGAGTATACTTTCGGCTGTACTTTGTGTGGCACTTTTGACTGGTGGATGTGGAACTGGAAGCAAGAATGATGCAGGTACAGGAAAAGAGCAGACATTCAGTCATGAGACAAGGGAAGAGAATGAGCATCAGAGTAACCTGGATGTTTTACAGCCATCTGCATATGGCAATGTGCAGGGACTGAATCTGGAGAAAGGAAGCTCGATTTCTATTATAGGAAGAGGAAGTTCTTCCGCATACTGGAAAGCTGTTCAGGAAGGTGCAAAGCAGGCGGTAGCGGATATTAATACAAACCTGGGATATAAAGGGAATGATAAAGTAAAGCTTGTTTATTCTGCGCCGGAGACAGAGAATGATGTAGATGATCAGGTAAATATTCTGGATGAGGAGCTTGCACGGTATCCGGTTGCGGTCGGGATCGCAGCAGTTGATTCAGGGGCATGTGAGGTTCAGTTTGATCTTGCTGCAGAGAATGGGATCCCGATCGTAGCATTTGATTCCGGGACCGATTATCAGAATATTGTATCCATGATTGATACAGATAATACAACTGCCGCTGCAACAGCAGCAAGTAAGCTGTGCAACAGTATCGGTGAGAGTGGTCAGATCCTTGTAATCGCACATGACTCCAAGTCTACTTCTTCTGAAGAAAGAGAGCAGGGATTTGTACAGGAAGTGGAAAAGAATGATCCGAATGTAACGGTTGCAGAGATCTGGCATCTGGATGATCTGGATGCGATCTCAAAAGAGATCAATGCAGATTCATCTGAAAAGAATTCCCAGGAGACTGCAGATAATGTGCAAAAAGCAGAGGAAGAGAACGCAGATAGCCGGGATACCCAGACGGCACAGCAGGATGCAATCAAGTATCTTCTTGAAAAGTATCCGGATGTAAAAGGAATTTTTGCAACCAATGAAACAGTAGCAGACCTTGTGGTGAATGTTCTGGACTCTATGGACAAAACAACAGGGGAAGACCGAATCAAGGTAGTGAGCTTTGACGGCGGGGAGGATCAGATGAAGCTTCTGGAAGATGGGAAGATTGATGGGCTGATCGTTCAGAACCCATACGGAATTGGCTATGCAACGGTTGTTGCCTGCGCAAGAGCAGTGCTTGGTCAGGGAAATGAAGCAATGGTAAGTACCGGATATACCTGGGTTACAAAAGATAATATGAATAAAGATTCGATTAAGAAGATGCTTTATTAG
- a CDS encoding S1C family serine protease, whose protein sequence is MSDNRENKHNEEPHDSEEEKYSFLQETVKDEQRSKKGIMGNLCRLAGRGLIFGLAAGLAFYALRPWAMTHLGGEKVTIPLDQEETPVENETDTKDQEAQEEEIQYPDLTVEDYQEMNHALYQVALSAGKSVVEIYAVHRDEGWENAGEQVVSGVIFWDNGADLLIAAPARIVKDAEALKVTFSDNTTYNATLKKQDRNLGLAIIAVKRSDLSDSTRNQIQTAMLGNSNAVNRGDGVIVLGEQFGYAGGVGYGIISSTRNYRTVADGQYRLLDTDIAGSEKGSGILFNTAGEVIGICDQSELQRDGNLVSAYAISDIKEEIELLANGQGVPYIGVHGVVVTEKLAGEQGIPKGIYVREVEADSPAMQAGIQNGDVITEINKTDIIGIAGFHKQIAEAGTGTQIRIKGQRRGADGYVDVTFDVTVGSKE, encoded by the coding sequence ATGTCTGATAATCGGGAGAATAAGCATAACGAAGAACCGCACGACAGTGAGGAAGAAAAATATTCGTTTTTGCAGGAAACAGTAAAAGATGAACAGCGAAGTAAAAAAGGAATCATGGGAAATCTGTGCAGGCTTGCAGGAAGAGGACTGATTTTTGGACTTGCAGCAGGCCTTGCGTTTTATGCCCTTCGCCCATGGGCGATGACACATCTGGGCGGAGAGAAGGTAACGATTCCGCTGGATCAGGAGGAAACTCCGGTTGAGAATGAGACGGATACCAAGGATCAGGAAGCACAGGAGGAAGAGATTCAGTATCCGGATCTGACTGTCGAAGATTATCAGGAGATGAACCATGCATTATACCAGGTGGCATTGTCAGCAGGAAAAAGTGTGGTTGAGATCTATGCCGTGCACCGGGATGAAGGTTGGGAGAATGCAGGGGAGCAGGTTGTATCGGGAGTTATTTTCTGGGATAATGGAGCAGATCTTTTGATTGCGGCACCGGCAAGAATTGTAAAAGATGCAGAAGCACTGAAAGTCACATTTTCAGACAATACTACATATAACGCAACTTTGAAAAAGCAGGACCGGAATCTTGGACTTGCGATCATTGCGGTCAAGAGATCAGATCTGTCGGATAGTACGAGGAACCAGATCCAGACGGCGATGCTTGGTAATTCTAATGCAGTGAACCGTGGGGACGGCGTGATCGTTCTTGGTGAGCAGTTTGGATATGCAGGTGGTGTCGGATATGGGATCATCAGTTCCACTAGAAATTACCGGACAGTGGCGGACGGGCAGTACCGGCTGCTTGATACAGATATTGCAGGAAGTGAAAAAGGGAGCGGAATTCTGTTTAACACGGCGGGTGAAGTGATTGGAATCTGTGACCAGTCAGAACTGCAGAGAGACGGAAATCTTGTAAGTGCCTATGCGATTTCGGATATCAAGGAAGAGATCGAACTTCTGGCAAATGGACAGGGAGTTCCGTATATTGGCGTTCACGGAGTTGTAGTGACGGAGAAGCTTGCCGGCGAACAGGGAATCCCGAAAGGCATTTATGTCAGGGAAGTAGAGGCTGATTCGCCTGCGATGCAGGCGGGGATCCAGAATGGTGATGTGATCACAGAGATTAACAAGACAGATATCATCGGTATAGCAGGATTTCATAAACAGATCGCAGAAGCCGGAACCGGTACACAGATCAGGATCAAAGGGCAGAGGCGTGGCGCAGATGGTTATGTCGATGTAACATTTGATGTGACAGTTGGAAGTAAAGAATAG
- the rlmD gene encoding 23S rRNA (uracil(1939)-C(5))-methyltransferase RlmD, with amino-acid sequence MKKNDVVTVEVTDIGIGGEGIGKVDGYTLFIKDAVIGDTVEVKVMKAKKNYGYARLMRIVKESAFRVSARCPEARRCGGCQIQEMDYRKQLEFKNTKVRNNLIRLGSVEEELLDQIMEPIAGMEEPFRYRNKAQFPIGVDKEGNLIAGFYAGRTHQIIPVPNRDCVLGVPENKVILDQILDYMREEKISAYDEERHKGLVRHVLVRYGFTTKEIMVCLIINGDKLPCSEKLLEKLTKIPGMTSITYNINKEKTNVIMGSKVCPLWGQTYITDYIGNVKYQISPLSFYQVNPVQTEVLYGTALEYAGLTGKETVWDVYCGIGTISLFLAQKAQKVYGVEIVPQAIEDAKHNAEINEITNAEFFVGKAEEVLPEYYADYAKEHPGEHARADVIVVDPPRKGCERSVLDTMVQMEPERIVYVSCDSATLARDVKYLRENGYEIRKVKATDMFPMSVHVETVVLLSRLKQK; translated from the coding sequence ATGAAGAAAAATGACGTAGTGACGGTAGAAGTTACAGATATCGGAATCGGTGGTGAAGGAATCGGAAAGGTTGATGGATATACTCTGTTTATCAAGGATGCAGTCATCGGAGATACCGTTGAAGTAAAAGTAATGAAAGCAAAAAAGAACTACGGATATGCGAGATTAATGCGGATTGTAAAAGAATCCGCATTTCGTGTATCTGCACGCTGTCCGGAGGCAAGACGCTGTGGCGGATGCCAGATTCAGGAGATGGATTACCGGAAACAGCTGGAGTTTAAAAATACAAAAGTAAGAAATAACCTGATCCGTCTTGGCAGTGTGGAAGAAGAATTGCTGGATCAGATCATGGAGCCGATCGCAGGAATGGAGGAACCGTTCCGTTACCGGAATAAAGCACAGTTCCCGATCGGAGTGGATAAAGAAGGGAATCTGATTGCCGGATTCTATGCCGGAAGAACCCATCAGATCATCCCGGTTCCGAACAGGGACTGCGTACTTGGAGTACCGGAGAATAAAGTGATCCTGGATCAGATTCTGGACTACATGCGGGAAGAGAAGATTTCTGCATATGATGAGGAACGGCACAAAGGGCTGGTGCGCCATGTCCTGGTCCGGTATGGATTTACAACAAAAGAGATCATGGTTTGTCTGATCATTAACGGGGATAAGCTTCCCTGCAGTGAAAAATTGTTGGAAAAGCTGACAAAGATTCCGGGAATGACAAGTATTACTTATAATATCAATAAAGAAAAGACGAATGTGATCATGGGATCAAAGGTTTGTCCGCTCTGGGGACAGACGTATATCACCGATTATATCGGTAATGTCAAATACCAGATTTCACCGCTGTCTTTCTATCAGGTGAATCCGGTACAGACAGAGGTACTTTACGGAACCGCACTGGAATACGCCGGGCTTACTGGAAAAGAGACGGTTTGGGATGTGTATTGTGGTATTGGAACGATTTCCCTTTTTCTTGCGCAGAAAGCACAGAAAGTTTACGGCGTGGAAATCGTGCCACAGGCAATTGAAGATGCAAAGCATAATGCTGAGATCAATGAGATTACAAACGCGGAGTTTTTTGTAGGAAAGGCAGAAGAAGTGTTGCCGGAGTATTATGCGGATTATGCAAAAGAGCATCCGGGAGAGCATGCGAGAGCGGATGTGATCGTAGTCGATCCACCGAGAAAAGGATGTGAGAGAAGCGTACTGGATACGATGGTTCAGATGGAGCCGGAGAGGATCGTATATGTGAGCTGCGATTCAGCGACTTTGGCTCGGGATGTGAAGTATCTGCGGGAGAATGGGTATGAGATCAGGAAGGTGAAGGCGACTGATATGTTTCCGATGAGTGTGCATGTCGAGACGGTTGTCCTTTTGTCCCGACTGAAACAAAAATAA
- a CDS encoding sensor histidine kinase — protein MKSTLYLKFILLYIILGFLSIFTVASLSSTLTTHYLESSISGNMYQSANLLASNYLPDYFSKTIALADVYTQLNGMSDYLNSDIWFVDNEGSLLASAKSGDVSYAPSRIENFDPAESGGSTYLTGDYHGYFNSEMITVIAPVTENFSTHGYLLVHKPYSQITDAHSVLMRNTYIVILIIYVLSFIILLGVHFLIYRPLVKITNAAKQYASGNLDVVIPVNTQDEIGYLSASLNYMSSQLKDMEDYQKKFVANVSHDFRSPLTSIKGYVEAMADGTIPPEMQGKYLNIILFETERLTDLTRDLLTLNEFDTKDLLLDKTDFDIHEVIRNTAASFEGTCTAKKISIELLLATRTLYVHADQHKIQQVLYNLLDNAIKFSNPESTITIETTPRGDKVYTSVKDYGIGIPKSSINKIWERFYKSDLSRGKDKKGTGLGLSIVKEIIQAHNENINVISTEGVGTEFIFSLPLTKK, from the coding sequence ATGAAAAGTACTCTTTACCTTAAATTTATCCTCTTATATATTATTCTCGGATTTTTAAGTATTTTTACAGTGGCATCCCTGTCATCCACACTGACAACCCACTATCTGGAAAGCAGCATTTCCGGCAATATGTATCAGTCGGCGAATCTGCTTGCATCCAATTATCTGCCGGACTATTTTTCCAAAACCATTGCTCTGGCAGATGTTTATACACAGCTCAATGGTATGAGCGATTATCTGAATTCAGATATCTGGTTTGTTGATAATGAGGGATCTTTACTTGCATCTGCCAAATCCGGCGATGTATCGTATGCCCCTTCCCGGATTGAAAATTTTGATCCTGCAGAATCTGGCGGCTCCACTTATCTGACCGGTGATTATCACGGGTACTTCAACTCAGAAATGATCACCGTGATTGCTCCGGTCACAGAGAATTTTTCAACCCACGGATATCTGCTTGTACATAAGCCTTACTCGCAGATCACAGACGCACATTCTGTTCTGATGCGTAACACGTATATCGTGATTCTGATCATTTATGTGCTCTCATTCATTATTTTGCTGGGTGTACATTTTCTGATCTACCGCCCGCTCGTCAAGATTACGAATGCAGCAAAGCAGTATGCTTCCGGCAATCTGGATGTTGTCATCCCGGTTAATACGCAGGATGAGATAGGATATCTTTCCGCATCCCTCAACTACATGTCTTCCCAACTGAAAGATATGGAGGATTACCAGAAGAAATTTGTGGCAAATGTATCCCATGATTTCCGTTCTCCTCTGACTTCCATCAAAGGCTATGTTGAAGCCATGGCGGATGGCACGATCCCACCTGAAATGCAGGGCAAATACTTAAATATCATCTTATTTGAAACAGAACGTCTTACTGACCTTACACGCGATCTGCTGACATTGAATGAATTTGATACGAAGGATCTTCTTCTTGATAAAACAGATTTTGATATTCACGAAGTGATCCGTAACACAGCAGCTTCTTTCGAAGGTACCTGCACTGCCAAAAAAATTTCTATCGAACTTCTTCTGGCAACTCGTACCCTGTATGTACATGCTGACCAGCACAAAATCCAACAGGTTCTATACAATCTGCTGGACAACGCGATCAAATTCAGCAATCCGGAGTCTACGATCACGATTGAAACCACACCGCGCGGTGACAAAGTATATACTTCCGTCAAAGATTATGGAATTGGCATTCCGAAATCAAGTATCAACAAAATATGGGAACGTTTTTACAAAAGCGATCTCTCCCGCGGAAAAGACAAAAAAGGAACCGGACTTGGGCTTTCAATCGTAAAAGAAATTATTCAGGCACACAATGAAAATATCAATGTGATCAGTACCGAGGGAGTTGGAACAGAATTTATCTTCTCCCTTCCACTGACGAAAAAATAG
- a CDS encoding response regulator transcription factor — MVTKQKILIVDDDENIAELISLYLTKECFDTMIVHDGEEALTAFESYQPNLMLLDLMLPGIDGYQVCREIRSKHNTPIIMLSAKGEVFDKVLGLELGADDYVLKPFDSKELVARVKAVLRRYQPAKPETPAASRGKVVDYPGIEINLTNYAVTVDGKNVDMPPKELELLYFLASSPNQVFTREQLLDQIWGYEYVGDTRTVDVHIKRLREKIKDHPSWGLSTVWGIGYKFEVK; from the coding sequence ATGGTGACTAAACAGAAAATCTTAATTGTAGATGACGACGAGAATATTGCAGAACTGATTTCTCTCTACCTTACAAAGGAATGCTTCGATACGATGATCGTACACGACGGGGAAGAAGCTCTTACCGCATTTGAATCCTATCAGCCAAACCTGATGCTGCTCGACCTGATGCTTCCGGGCATCGATGGCTATCAGGTCTGTCGCGAGATCCGCAGTAAGCACAATACCCCAATCATTATGCTTTCCGCAAAAGGAGAAGTATTTGACAAGGTGCTCGGTCTGGAGCTTGGTGCCGATGATTACGTCTTAAAACCATTCGATTCCAAGGAGCTTGTCGCAAGAGTAAAAGCGGTACTCAGACGCTATCAGCCTGCCAAACCAGAAACTCCTGCCGCCAGCCGCGGAAAGGTTGTTGACTATCCGGGAATCGAGATCAATCTTACCAATTACGCAGTAACCGTTGATGGTAAGAATGTAGATATGCCGCCAAAAGAACTGGAACTTTTGTATTTCCTCGCCTCTTCACCAAACCAGGTATTCACACGCGAGCAGCTCCTTGACCAGATCTGGGGCTATGAGTATGTCGGCGACACCCGTACCGTTGATGTTCATATTAAGCGTCTGCGCGAGAAGATCAAGGATCATCCTTCCTGGGGACTTAGTACCGTCTGGGGAATCGGTTACAAATTTGAGGTGAAGTAA
- a CDS encoding DUF362 domain-containing protein — protein MAHVISDECVSCGACESECPVGAISMGADHMQIDASACVDCGACESACPTGAISAE, from the coding sequence ATGGCACACGTAATTTCAGACGAATGTGTAAGCTGCGGAGCTTGCGAAAGCGAATGTCCAGTAGGAGCAATCTCTATGGGTGCAGATCATATGCAGATCGATGCTTCTGCATGTGTTGACTGTGGCGCTTGTGAATCAGCATGTCCTACAGGAGCAATCAGCGCTGAGTAA
- a CDS encoding helix-turn-helix domain-containing protein → MGDVHYMISEAAKHVGVESHVLRYWEEELDLPIGRTEMGHRHYTEEDIQLFSCIKELKEQGLLLKEIKQLLPDMLRTKALLKARKSDAPKAAASINEVADPQDPALSVYTEDNLSLSVYQPLLEESLRKILLENNQILEGSLGKSVSEKVTKEMDFLLQAKERLEEDRYRKLDHLLRQQQALRKEASKSAAGHYLRKLFGETT, encoded by the coding sequence ATGGGCGACGTTCATTACATGATCTCAGAAGCTGCCAAACACGTTGGCGTAGAATCACATGTTCTTCGCTACTGGGAGGAAGAGCTTGATCTTCCGATCGGACGCACTGAGATGGGACATCGGCACTATACGGAAGAAGATATACAGCTTTTTAGCTGTATCAAAGAACTCAAAGAACAGGGACTACTCCTGAAGGAGATCAAACAGCTCCTTCCGGACATGCTTCGCACAAAAGCACTTCTGAAGGCCAGAAAATCGGATGCACCAAAGGCTGCCGCTTCGATAAACGAAGTTGCTGACCCCCAGGATCCGGCTCTTTCTGTTTATACAGAAGACAACCTTTCTCTTTCTGTTTATCAGCCTCTGCTCGAAGAGTCTCTCCGAAAAATTCTTTTGGAAAACAACCAGATCCTGGAGGGGTCTCTCGGCAAATCCGTATCTGAAAAAGTAACAAAGGAAATGGATTTTCTTTTACAGGCAAAAGAACGCCTGGAAGAAGACCGTTACCGGAAGCTTGATCATTTACTTCGTCAGCAGCAGGCACTCCGGAAAGAAGCTTCAAAATCTGCCGCCGGACATTACCTGCGGAAATTATTTGGCGAAACCACATAA
- a CDS encoding 3'-5' exoribonuclease YhaM family protein — MRYIETLHEGETIRNTYLCKGKRSAETRNGKPYDNLILQDKTGTLDGKIWDPNSNGIADYSEKDFIEVYGEIISYNGNLQMNIKQLRVADEGEYDPADYMPTSEKSVDGMYEELMRYGKQVKNPYLQQVIRYYFVNDEQFIKSFKAHSAAKSVHHGFAGGLLEHTLSVVKFCEYMAGAYPILNKDLLYTAAMCHDIGKTQELSLFPDNDYTDDGQLLGHIVIGVEMLDDAIREIPDFPKKLASELKHCIVAHHGELEYGSPKKPALAEAMALNCADNADAKMQTLTEIFKAKDTKDWLGYNRLFESNLRKTSI, encoded by the coding sequence ATGAGATATATTGAGACATTACACGAAGGCGAGACAATCAGAAATACGTATCTTTGCAAAGGGAAAAGAAGTGCGGAGACAAGGAACGGAAAACCATATGACAACCTGATCCTTCAGGACAAGACAGGAACTTTAGATGGAAAGATCTGGGATCCGAATTCAAATGGAATTGCAGATTACAGCGAAAAAGATTTTATTGAAGTTTACGGGGAGATCATCAGCTATAACGGCAATCTTCAGATGAACATCAAGCAGCTCCGTGTAGCAGACGAGGGAGAATACGATCCGGCGGATTATATGCCGACCAGCGAGAAAAGTGTGGATGGAATGTATGAAGAACTGATGCGTTATGGAAAGCAGGTGAAGAACCCGTATCTGCAGCAGGTGATCCGGTATTATTTTGTAAATGATGAACAGTTTATCAAGAGCTTCAAGGCACATTCTGCAGCAAAGAGTGTACATCACGGATTTGCCGGAGGACTTCTGGAGCACACATTAAGCGTAGTGAAATTCTGTGAATATATGGCAGGGGCATATCCGATCCTGAATAAGGATCTTCTGTATACAGCGGCAATGTGTCATGATATCGGAAAGACACAGGAACTTTCCCTGTTCCCGGATAATGATTATACCGATGATGGGCAGCTGCTCGGTCATATTGTGATCGGTGTGGAAATGCTGGATGATGCAATTCGTGAGATCCCGGATTTTCCAAAGAAGCTTGCCAGCGAATTAAAGCACTGTATCGTAGCGCATCACGGAGAACTCGAATACGGTTCGCCGAAGAAACCGGCGCTTGCTGAGGCAATGGCACTTAATTGTGCAGATAATGCTGATGCAAAGATGCAGACACTGACAGAGATTTTTAAGGCAAAAGATACAAAGGACTGGTTAGGTTATAACCGTCTGTTTGAATCTAACTTAAGAAAGACCAGTATCTAA